In bacterium, one genomic interval encodes:
- a CDS encoding BamA/TamA family outer membrane protein gives MRRLLLLFAFFLLGSVVQAADRNSQRWMFREPKITKITIIGNHFFDEGDIKAKLYSRSANFWRGLRGERRMKVQREMPRRDSLEVTYLYLTEGFLDVSVQTAYLPRFADSINEAEVRITITEGRRYYYGQATVQGDFPPKFRGDFVKIANRMPPGRAVNPVVLRQAEFDMKSILANNGYPYAQVIHTFDLFDSLGYSPTTFSINAGPLVYFGKVRIEGIDDYPEKVALRELKIKTGSLYKREDILDSQQRLYESGYFSTLTLSTDPNSPDSLNPDFLLRVRERKPMYATFQTGAAQSKVRDLLWDFTFLFGKRNFLGTRRVELSSSYQFALGSDSRLLNHIYRARYTQPWFLGIRMPLDLTGEVRPEVKSATQDYDVSSWSVAASTTRKFGQYAAIRFGFEYQSVTITGVPEDQVEIKAEEEGLSNRRKLIFDFRRDSRDNVFIPSRGAVLDGSLQYYGGFLGGDEDFMKAELSFASFQVVWPGWISATRIKGGWADAFGAGTVIPLEDRFYLGGANSIRGFRENSLGPQSDGQPTGAQVYAIFNQEFRWKTLQITRSWPLYQSLFFDMGNGFDTWDQLQFNDFAFALGTGVQIVTPAGPLRIDYARTVKSQRYPLADRWHFTILYAF, from the coding sequence GTGCGCCGGTTGCTACTGCTTTTCGCATTTTTCCTCCTCGGATCTGTGGTTCAGGCCGCCGACCGTAACAGCCAGCGTTGGATGTTTCGCGAGCCGAAGATTACCAAAATCACAATTATCGGCAACCACTTCTTCGATGAAGGGGATATCAAGGCGAAGCTCTACTCGCGGTCTGCCAATTTTTGGCGCGGACTCCGCGGCGAACGGAGAATGAAGGTCCAACGGGAAATGCCGCGCCGGGATTCACTCGAGGTCACGTATCTCTATCTGACCGAGGGGTTTCTTGATGTGTCCGTGCAGACGGCCTACTTACCCCGCTTTGCCGATTCGATCAATGAAGCCGAGGTGCGCATTACGATCACCGAAGGTCGCCGCTACTATTACGGCCAGGCAACCGTCCAGGGGGATTTCCCACCGAAATTCAGGGGTGATTTTGTTAAGATAGCCAATCGCATGCCGCCCGGGAGAGCCGTCAACCCAGTAGTACTTCGGCAGGCCGAATTCGACATGAAATCTATCCTGGCGAACAATGGCTACCCGTATGCCCAGGTGATCCACACTTTTGATCTCTTCGACTCCCTGGGCTATTCGCCCACGACCTTTTCGATCAATGCAGGTCCGCTCGTTTATTTCGGAAAGGTGAGGATCGAAGGGATCGACGATTACCCCGAAAAGGTGGCGCTTCGCGAATTAAAGATCAAGACCGGCTCGTTGTACAAGCGGGAAGATATTCTCGACTCTCAACAGCGACTTTATGAATCGGGATACTTCAGCACGCTGACTTTGTCGACCGACCCGAATTCGCCGGATAGCCTTAATCCCGACTTCCTCCTGCGCGTGCGCGAGCGGAAGCCGATGTATGCTACTTTCCAGACCGGTGCCGCCCAATCGAAAGTCCGTGATCTGCTCTGGGATTTCACCTTCCTCTTCGGTAAACGGAATTTTCTGGGGACGCGCCGGGTGGAACTTTCTTCGAGTTACCAGTTCGCGCTTGGCTCGGACAGTCGACTGCTCAACCATATCTATCGGGCACGCTACACCCAACCCTGGTTTCTCGGTATTCGCATGCCGCTTGATTTGACGGGCGAAGTCCGACCTGAAGTGAAGTCAGCTACGCAAGACTACGATGTCAGTTCCTGGTCCGTGGCCGCCTCGACTACGCGCAAATTCGGCCAGTATGCGGCCATTCGCTTCGGATTCGAATATCAGTCAGTTACCATCACGGGAGTCCCAGAGGACCAGGTCGAGATCAAGGCAGAGGAGGAGGGCCTTTCCAATCGCCGGAAGCTTATCTTCGACTTTAGAAGGGACAGTAGAGACAATGTCTTCATACCGAGCCGGGGCGCGGTTCTCGATGGTTCACTGCAATACTATGGCGGGTTCCTTGGTGGCGACGAAGATTTCATGAAAGCGGAGCTCTCCTTCGCCAGCTTCCAAGTGGTCTGGCCAGGCTGGATCTCCGCGACTCGGATAAAGGGGGGATGGGCGGACGCGTTCGGAGCGGGGACCGTCATTCCATTGGAAGATCGCTTTTATCTAGGCGGAGCAAATTCCATTCGTGGATTCCGCGAGAATTCGCTCGGTCCACAAAGCGATGGCCAACCAACCGGCGCGCAAGTCTATGCCATCTTCAACCAGGAGTTCCGCTGGAAAACCTTGCAGATCACGCGATCCTGGCCCCTTTACCAGTCACTTTTCTTCGATATGGGGAACGGGTTCGATACCTGGGACCAACTCCAGTTCAACGATTTTGCCTTTGCTCTTGGAACCGGTGTTCAGATTGTCACCCCCGCCGGTCCGCTCCGCATCGACTATGCCCGAACGGTCAAATCGCAACGTTATCCCTTGGCCGACCGCTGGCACTTTACTATCTTGTACGCGTTCTAG
- a CDS encoding cysteine desulfurase — translation MQLIYLDHNATTPVDPEVVEAMLPHLTDDFGNASSVHQFGRSAKVALESARESIASFINCLPSELFFTSGGTESDNLAILGTATHFRGKKKHLGVAANEHHAVIESAEHLHHKEGFDLSLLPVDAEGFAHADQLRPLLREDSFLVSVMHANNETGTIQDLRPLADVAHEKNVLFHTDAVQSIGKVKVDVKALGVDMLSLTGHKIYGPKGTGALFIRQGIKISPLMYGGSHEKKRRPGTENVAGAVGLAKALEIAGKRMDTDFARMQELADYFLGKLETAIPDVKFNGPRSNRIPQTVNVSFKGTTGEPIILGLDMEGIAVASGSACTSGATEPSHVLTAMGIPANIANGAIRFSLGRSTTREQLDYVLRVLPPIVERLRAMSPEYNRT, via the coding sequence ATGCAGTTGATCTATTTGGACCATAACGCCACCACGCCGGTTGATCCGGAAGTAGTCGAAGCGATGCTTCCGCACTTGACAGACGACTTCGGTAACGCAAGCTCTGTCCATCAGTTCGGGCGGTCAGCTAAAGTAGCACTTGAATCAGCACGAGAGTCTATTGCCTCGTTCATCAACTGCCTTCCGTCCGAGCTCTTCTTCACCTCAGGCGGTACCGAGTCAGACAATTTGGCGATTCTTGGCACCGCCACACACTTCCGGGGGAAGAAAAAGCATCTGGGAGTGGCGGCCAATGAGCACCACGCCGTAATCGAATCCGCCGAGCATCTTCACCACAAAGAAGGATTCGATCTGTCGCTTTTGCCGGTCGATGCGGAGGGGTTTGCCCACGCTGACCAGCTTCGGCCGCTGCTTCGCGAGGACAGCTTTCTGGTTTCAGTGATGCATGCCAACAATGAGACCGGCACGATCCAGGACCTTCGTCCGCTGGCGGATGTCGCCCACGAAAAAAACGTCCTTTTCCATACCGATGCGGTCCAGTCGATCGGGAAAGTGAAGGTTGATGTCAAAGCGCTTGGCGTAGATATGCTGTCGCTTACTGGACATAAGATTTACGGACCCAAAGGGACTGGCGCCCTGTTTATTCGACAGGGAATCAAAATATCCCCGCTCATGTACGGTGGGTCACACGAGAAAAAGCGTCGCCCCGGCACCGAAAACGTCGCTGGCGCTGTCGGCTTGGCCAAGGCTCTGGAGATCGCGGGCAAACGGATGGACACAGATTTCGCACGCATGCAGGAGCTGGCCGACTACTTCCTTGGAAAACTGGAAACCGCGATTCCCGATGTCAAATTCAATGGCCCGCGTAGCAACCGCATTCCACAAACGGTCAATGTTTCGTTCAAGGGGACCACAGGCGAACCGATTATTCTCGGTTTGGATATGGAAGGGATTGCCGTCGCTTCAGGCTCAGCCTGCACCTCAGGCGCGACTGAGCCATCGCACGTGCTGACTGCGATGGGGATACCGGCTAATATCGCCAATGGTGCTATCCGCTTTTCGCTTGGACGCTCCACGACCAGGGAGCAGCTCGACTACGTCCTGCGTGTTCTCCCGCCGATTGTCGAGCGACTTCGGGCCATGTCACCGGAGTACAACCGCACCTGA
- the mnmA gene encoding tRNA 2-thiouridine(34) synthase MnmA — protein sequence MSKRVLVAMSGGVDSSVAAFLLKEEGYDVVGAHMKLWDYVDVGGDVYRDGRCCTLDSITDCRFVCDSIGAPFYVLNLSAHFRDTVIENFVSEYRAGRTPNPCVRCNSDVKWNAFLQKAREVGCDYIATGHYAFIEQGENGRYYVRKGVDATRDQSYVLWGVTQEALAQTLMPLGGLLKSKVREIAQTHNLRTATKPESREICFVADNNYRRFLSEYEEKQGRRFEKGEIRHESGRLLGYHDGTAFFTIGQRKGLGIAHPTPLYVQRIDVEANQVIVGDNDGLFKQELVAEQINWIARLPGREPFEAEVKIRYLHQPGHATVTPLTDSSARVIFNDSQRAISPGQSVVFYEGDILLGGGIIA from the coding sequence ATGAGTAAGCGCGTACTGGTAGCTATGTCGGGCGGGGTTGACTCCTCCGTCGCCGCATTCCTGCTCAAGGAAGAAGGGTATGATGTCGTCGGCGCCCATATGAAATTGTGGGACTATGTAGATGTCGGTGGCGATGTCTACCGAGATGGCCGATGCTGCACGCTTGATTCGATAACGGACTGTCGCTTTGTCTGTGATTCGATAGGCGCACCGTTTTACGTGCTGAACCTGTCGGCTCACTTCCGCGACACCGTGATCGAGAACTTCGTCTCTGAGTATCGCGCTGGCCGTACTCCCAATCCCTGTGTGCGCTGTAATTCAGATGTCAAGTGGAACGCCTTCCTGCAGAAGGCGCGCGAAGTCGGATGCGACTATATCGCTACCGGGCATTATGCGTTTATTGAGCAAGGGGAGAACGGGCGCTACTACGTGCGCAAAGGAGTCGATGCCACCCGCGATCAGTCGTACGTTCTCTGGGGAGTTACCCAGGAGGCGCTCGCGCAAACGCTGATGCCTCTCGGCGGACTGCTCAAGAGCAAAGTGCGTGAGATTGCCCAGACTCATAATCTCAGAACGGCCACCAAGCCGGAATCGCGCGAGATCTGCTTTGTCGCCGACAACAACTACCGCCGCTTTCTCAGCGAATATGAAGAGAAGCAGGGACGCCGCTTTGAAAAGGGGGAGATTCGGCACGAGTCCGGAAGGCTGCTCGGTTATCACGACGGGACCGCCTTTTTTACTATTGGTCAGCGCAAGGGACTGGGGATTGCCCACCCGACTCCACTTTACGTGCAACGGATCGATGTTGAGGCAAATCAGGTGATTGTGGGAGATAATGATGGTCTCTTTAAACAGGAATTGGTCGCCGAACAGATCAATTGGATCGCTCGTTTGCCGGGTCGTGAACCGTTTGAGGCCGAAGTCAAGATTCGCTATCTGCATCAGCCTGGGCATGCCACGGTCACTCCCTTGACTGACAGTTCCGCCCGCGTTATATTCAATGACAGTCAGCGTGCGATCTCGCCCGGGCAGTCAGTTGTGTTTTATGAAGGTGATATTCTACTGGGCGGTGGGATAATCGCTTAG
- a CDS encoding metal-dependent hydrolase → MVQARFLGHSCVTLTDGYIRLIIDPFLTGNPLASMKAEEVETNYVLVSHGHGDHFGDTLQICQKNDCLLIANYEICMYAAKYGVKVHPMHIGGSHKFDFGRVKLTIAHHGSGGGEDASVYMGPATGFLIEIGERTIYHPGDTGLFYDMKLIGDMNHIDLAFLPIGDNFTMGIDDAVKAVEFLRPKTVVPIHYDTFPVIEAGPEIFAQKVTGPRVVILKPGEALEI, encoded by the coding sequence ATGGTACAAGCTCGCTTTCTCGGTCACTCCTGCGTGACCCTCACCGATGGATATATCCGGCTCATTATTGACCCGTTTCTGACTGGCAACCCGCTTGCCTCGATGAAAGCGGAAGAAGTCGAGACAAACTATGTGCTGGTCAGCCATGGTCATGGCGACCATTTCGGCGATACCCTGCAGATCTGCCAAAAGAACGACTGCCTGCTGATCGCCAACTACGAGATCTGCATGTATGCCGCCAAGTACGGCGTCAAAGTTCACCCAATGCATATCGGCGGCTCACACAAATTCGACTTCGGCAGGGTCAAACTGACGATCGCTCATCACGGCTCAGGTGGTGGTGAAGATGCATCGGTCTATATGGGTCCGGCGACCGGATTCCTGATAGAGATCGGGGAACGGACCATTTACCATCCTGGCGATACCGGCCTCTTTTATGACATGAAACTGATCGGAGATATGAATCACATCGACCTGGCATTTTTGCCGATCGGGGACAACTTCACGATGGGGATCGATGACGCGGTTAAGGCGGTCGAATTCCTTCGTCCCAAGACCGTGGTCCCGATTCACTATGATACATTTCCCGTGATTGAAGCTGGTCCGGAGATATTTGCCCAGAAAGTCACCGGCCCTCGCGTGGTGATCCTTAAGCCCGGTGAGGCCCTTGAGATCTAA
- a CDS encoding AsmA family protein: protein MKKMLKIAAWGVGSLVALIVLAVILLQLFFPVDKVRSMAVEKASAALKRPIEIGDVSLSFWGGLGVRLDSVTIGNPAGFEGPAFLTTDNIDIKLRLLPLISSEFRVNRLIINRPVLNMMKLPDGTNNYTLAKPTDTGLVGAAGAIPPEGQTAAAAVSFEKLEIHSGMVNYSNDSGGFSMQAENLELSTDLENPTEGVYSSNGKLKVDSLRVTSKQPVPTVRAELLYSATYDMKKRHIVIDRADFRFNEIDLDLAGEFFHTAGAERGKATLKAEQVSIEQVLSLLPAQSAKELQNFRVSGDFAVDMDVDYNASRTGSALIYSGSAVFTDVYLARRDMIGELKFRRIVVDAKPDNARLNVQDGTFDGRPIKANILVTNFAAPQVNGELSGYLDFIFLRPFLPQRGGHQLEGLARFDFQFNGPVKDYRSMNFSGDIAVERGKYSATFLPQPIDSFTLDAYFDQKLVNVREFYGRTASAQLGFQGRVENLIPYILADSIAAREIAMTADGAIKGAVDLVMLQPFLPAARQPKLTGRMNIDLALSGSTKDLENIRPRGRVSFVNATYSDTALPEPIRLFNADLVLSPDTITVEKMQVDFVSSNASFQGKLSEPFPYFLPLKTVDRTKLKKPFFQFRLASTRFDSDKLFPEATPGTEGEIQRKPTDTLPSLLLPDIDGAGTMAIDTLIYSAIELTNIKGKAKIENRRINLYDITGNAYTGQVAGQTTIDLNDFNAPKYTGQYTATNIEANDFLTRFTKFGGYLFGKVNVNGTYSATGWEPEQFLNSLTMNGDGAMQEGKLTLGANMHQNLQTLGEKAGLKVDKEQLLKTLRSKIKVQDGKVILDKLTTALGGLGDAEVEGYYSFDNSIKYDGAILLTKELSQSYASKNGLVGSLLLDSKTQRLRIPLVIGGTFEKPTIELNYAALTGKLGESVKQETKKAIEEGASNLLKKLTGDKKK from the coding sequence ATGAAAAAGATGCTGAAAATAGCCGCGTGGGGAGTCGGATCTCTGGTCGCTCTGATCGTTCTGGCGGTCATTCTGCTCCAGCTTTTCTTCCCGGTCGACAAAGTCCGATCAATGGCCGTCGAAAAGGCCAGCGCCGCGCTCAAACGGCCGATTGAGATCGGAGATGTTTCGCTTTCATTTTGGGGTGGATTGGGAGTCAGGCTCGATAGCGTGACGATCGGCAATCCGGCCGGATTCGAAGGTCCCGCATTTCTCACCACTGACAACATAGACATCAAATTGCGCTTGTTGCCGCTCATCTCGTCGGAGTTCAGGGTCAATCGGCTCATCATCAATCGGCCCGTGCTGAATATGATGAAACTCCCTGACGGCACAAACAACTACACCTTGGCCAAACCGACCGATACCGGTCTGGTCGGTGCCGCAGGCGCAATACCGCCTGAGGGTCAGACTGCCGCTGCCGCGGTCAGTTTCGAAAAGCTCGAGATCCACTCCGGCATGGTCAACTACTCCAATGATTCCGGCGGCTTTAGCATGCAGGCGGAAAACCTCGAACTTTCCACCGATCTGGAGAATCCAACTGAGGGTGTCTACTCCTCAAACGGGAAACTGAAGGTCGATTCACTGCGTGTGACTTCCAAACAGCCCGTTCCGACTGTCCGCGCCGAATTGCTGTACTCGGCAACCTATGACATGAAGAAGCGCCATATCGTCATCGACCGCGCTGATTTCCGATTTAATGAGATCGATCTCGATCTGGCCGGAGAGTTCTTCCATACTGCCGGAGCCGAGCGGGGGAAAGCCACGCTGAAGGCCGAGCAGGTCTCTATTGAGCAAGTGCTGAGTCTGCTCCCCGCCCAATCAGCCAAAGAGCTGCAGAATTTCCGCGTCTCCGGAGATTTCGCAGTCGATATGGATGTCGATTACAATGCCTCGCGCACCGGCAGCGCCCTTATCTATTCTGGTTCGGCGGTCTTCACCGATGTCTACCTGGCACGTCGCGACATGATAGGCGAACTCAAATTCCGCCGGATCGTTGTCGATGCCAAGCCAGACAACGCCCGTTTGAATGTCCAGGATGGGACTTTCGACGGCCGACCGATCAAGGCGAACATTCTGGTCACCAACTTTGCCGCACCGCAGGTGAATGGCGAACTCTCAGGTTATCTCGACTTCATCTTCTTGCGGCCTTTCCTTCCGCAGCGTGGCGGACATCAACTGGAGGGGCTTGCGCGATTCGATTTCCAGTTCAATGGCCCGGTCAAAGACTACCGCAGTATGAACTTTTCCGGTGACATCGCCGTCGAGAGAGGAAAGTACAGCGCCACATTCCTGCCTCAGCCGATCGACAGCTTCACACTGGATGCATATTTCGACCAGAAACTGGTCAATGTCCGCGAATTTTATGGACGGACCGCTTCCGCACAACTCGGCTTTCAGGGGCGCGTCGAAAATCTGATCCCATATATCCTGGCTGATTCTATCGCGGCTCGCGAGATCGCGATGACGGCAGATGGTGCGATCAAGGGCGCGGTCGATCTGGTCATGCTCCAGCCGTTCCTTCCAGCCGCTCGCCAACCGAAATTGACCGGCAGAATGAATATTGATCTGGCGCTGAGCGGCTCGACCAAGGACCTCGAAAACATCCGGCCGCGGGGGAGAGTCTCGTTCGTTAATGCAACTTATTCCGATACCGCGCTTCCCGAACCGATACGGCTGTTTAATGCCGATCTGGTGCTTTCTCCCGATACGATAACGGTAGAGAAGATGCAGGTCGACTTTGTCTCGAGCAATGCGTCGTTCCAGGGGAAGCTCAGCGAGCCGTTCCCCTATTTCCTCCCGCTCAAGACCGTTGATCGCACCAAGCTGAAAAAACCGTTTTTTCAGTTCCGGCTGGCATCGACCCGCTTTGATTCCGACAAACTCTTTCCGGAGGCCACCCCGGGGACCGAGGGCGAGATTCAGCGGAAACCGACCGACACACTTCCGTCACTGCTGCTTCCGGATATTGACGGCGCCGGTACCATGGCGATTGACACCTTGATCTACAGTGCGATCGAACTCACGAATATCAAAGGGAAAGCGAAGATTGAGAATCGTCGCATCAACCTGTATGACATCACGGGCAATGCCTACACTGGTCAGGTGGCGGGGCAGACGACGATCGATTTGAACGACTTCAACGCGCCCAAATACACCGGGCAATACACTGCCACCAATATCGAGGCCAACGATTTCCTGACCCGCTTCACCAAGTTTGGTGGCTACCTGTTCGGGAAGGTCAATGTGAATGGCACGTATAGTGCCACCGGCTGGGAACCTGAGCAGTTTCTCAATTCATTGACCATGAACGGCGATGGCGCCATGCAGGAAGGGAAGCTGACCCTCGGTGCGAATATGCATCAGAATCTGCAGACGCTCGGCGAAAAGGCCGGCCTGAAGGTCGACAAAGAACAGCTATTGAAGACGCTTCGCAGTAAGATCAAAGTTCAGGATGGAAAGGTCATCCTCGACAAACTAACCACCGCACTTGGGGGGCTAGGCGATGCCGAAGTCGAAGGGTACTATTCGTTCGACAACAGCATCAAGTACGACGGAGCCATTCTACTGACCAAAGAACTCTCCCAAAGCTATGCATCCAAGAATGGTCTGGTCGGTTCACTGTTGCTCGACTCAAAAACACAACGCCTGCGTATTCCGCTGGTCATCGGCGGTACTTTCGAGAAGCCGACCATCGAACTGAATTATGCCGCCTTGACCGGCAAACTAGGGGAGTCCGTCAAGCAGGAGACAAAGAAGGCGATCGAAGAAGGAGCGAGCAACCTCCTCAAGAAGCTCACCGGGGATAAGAAGAAGTAG
- a CDS encoding amino acid ABC transporter permease, with product MDWLIHQIDILSRIFYYLIQTVHWTILISVLAYALALCLGLCFGIMRLSPNRFVRIIAGTYVNVLRGIPLLVLIFFFYFGLGAVVNMDRFVAGVLAVGICYGAYLAETFRSGIQAIDYGQHEAAMSLGMTRWQTLRHIILPQSVRIVVPPAANEFIACLKDSSLVSIIGLRELTRAGREYSSQYFLDFHTWLMVALIYLILTFSLTRLVKLIERKVAVHGYGVEKR from the coding sequence GTGGACTGGTTAATTCACCAGATTGATATCCTCTCTCGTATCTTCTATTACCTGATCCAGACAGTCCACTGGACTATCCTGATCTCAGTGCTGGCCTATGCGCTCGCACTCTGCCTGGGGCTCTGTTTTGGGATCATGCGGCTGTCCCCAAATAGATTTGTACGCATCATTGCCGGAACCTATGTAAATGTCCTTCGCGGCATTCCCCTTTTGGTCCTGATATTCTTCTTCTACTTCGGACTTGGCGCGGTGGTCAATATGGATCGCTTTGTGGCCGGCGTACTCGCGGTCGGCATTTGTTACGGTGCCTACCTTGCGGAGACTTTTCGAAGCGGCATCCAGGCGATCGACTACGGCCAGCATGAAGCGGCCATGTCGCTTGGCATGACCCGCTGGCAAACGCTCAGACATATCATCCTGCCGCAATCCGTCCGCATTGTGGTTCCACCGGCCGCGAACGAATTCATTGCCTGCCTGAAAGACTCATCACTCGTCTCGATCATCGGGCTTCGCGAACTGACTCGCGCCGGCAGAGAGTATTCGTCGCAGTACTTTCTTGATTTCCACACCTGGCTGATGGTTGCTCTTATCTACCTGATACTCACCTTCTCCCTGACCCGGCTGGTGAAGTTGATCGAGCGCAAAGTCGCCGTGCATGGCTACGGAGTGGAAAAGCGATGA
- a CDS encoding amino acid ABC transporter ATP-binding protein yields the protein MIVQVKDLVCRFGEIVALNGVSLDVEKGDVVCIIGPSGSGKSTLLRCLNALEDITSGEVKIDNHLLDRRHKQIHEIRLEVGMVFQHFNLFPHLNVLENVNLAQQVVRKRSKEEATRISLELLTKVGLADKVDAYPGQLSGGQKQRVAIARALAMNPKIMLFDEATSALDPEMIGEVLEVMRQLAKEGMTMLVVTHEIGFAREAADRILFLDAGKIVESGPPSELLSNPKHPRTREFLAKVL from the coding sequence ATGATCGTACAGGTCAAAGATCTCGTCTGTCGCTTTGGCGAAATTGTCGCGCTCAACGGCGTCAGTCTCGATGTTGAGAAGGGGGATGTCGTTTGCATAATTGGGCCCTCCGGTTCTGGTAAATCGACGTTGCTTCGCTGTCTAAATGCTCTCGAAGATATCACCTCAGGCGAGGTGAAGATTGACAACCATCTGTTGGACCGTCGTCATAAGCAGATACATGAGATCCGGCTGGAAGTCGGGATGGTCTTTCAGCATTTCAATCTCTTCCCACACTTGAATGTATTGGAGAATGTCAACCTCGCTCAGCAAGTAGTCCGTAAGCGTTCCAAAGAGGAAGCGACGCGGATCTCGCTTGAATTGCTGACCAAGGTTGGACTGGCAGACAAAGTCGACGCATACCCCGGCCAGCTTTCCGGCGGACAAAAGCAGCGCGTGGCCATCGCTCGAGCGTTGGCGATGAATCCCAAGATCATGCTGTTCGACGAAGCTACCTCGGCGCTCGATCCGGAAATGATCGGCGAGGTACTCGAAGTGATGCGCCAGCTTGCCAAAGAGGGGATGACGATGTTGGTTGTGACGCATGAGATCGGATTTGCCCGCGAGGCCGCCGATCGGATACTCTTTCTCGATGCCGGCAAGATCGTCGAATCCGGGCCCCCGTCAGAATTGCTCTCCAATCCAAAGCACCCGCGAACTCGCGAATTTCTGGCCAAGGTACTCTAA